Genomic segment of Parageobacillus genomosp. 1:
GTTCAAACAACAGCGGCTTAAAAATGCGATGGAATAAGTCCATTCCACCGACACTCACAGCGCCAACCGTATCACCATGATACGCTTCCTTTAAAGAAACAAATTTATTTTTTGCCGCATATTTAACAGGATCGATGTTTTTCCAATATTGGTACGCCATTTTTAACGCAATTTCCACCGCGGCAGCCCCCGTGTCGGAATAAAACACTTTCGAAAGCCCCGGCCAAAGCTCAACCAGCTTTTTCGCTAATAAAATCGACGGCACATTGGCCGACCCAAGCAATGTCGAATGCGCGATCGTTTCGATTTGCATGTGCAACGCTTCATTTAGTTCAGGATCATTATGGCCGTGGACGTTTACCCATAATGATGCATATCCGTCCAAATATTTGTTTCCATTGACGTCAAATAAGTAGCTTCCGTTCCCCCGCTCAATAATCAGCGGATGTTCTTGCACATATGTTTTCATTTGCGTAAACGGATGCCACACATACTCTTTATCCCATTGTTCTAATTGTTCATAACTATACTTCAACGGACAGCACCTCCTGTAACAACTGTTTTTGCTCGTTATTCTCCAGCCAACGTTCCGCCAATGCCATCATCGTATGCTTCGTCACCTTTGCAAGGGATGGCAGTGTGGCGATGACCGGCAAACCTAACATTTTTTGTATTGTTTCAATATTATTCACATGAATGATGTTTTCGGCATCAAATTGATTAAAAATCAATCCAAGAACACGAATGCCTTGTTGCTGTGCGTAAGATACGGTTGTCACCGTATGATGAATCGCACCAAGTCCTGCTAAGGAAACGATAATAATTGGAAGGTTGTATTCTCGAATCAAATCGTTCGTCATATAAAACCCTTGTTCCTTCTCTATTAACGGGACAGCTAAACCTCCCGCTCCCTCGACAAGAACGATGTCGTATTGACGTTTCCATTGTTCGATTTTTTCCACTATCAATGCCGGGTCAATAGTGGTATTCGTCAATGTTGCTGCCAAATGTGGCGAAACGGCGGGTTCCATATAATATAGCCCTTCTGATTGCGGCAGTCCAGCGACCTTCTCATACCAATATTGATCGGCAAACGAAACTCCATCTTCTGCTAAGCCTGTTTGAATTGGCTTAAATACTTTGGTATTCAACCCTAATTTTTGGAAAACAAAAGCAAGAAAAGAGGTTGCCACCGTCTTGCCAATCTCTGTTCCTGTTCCGGTGATAAATATTGCTTTTCCCATCAAGATACCACCTCCTGCTTGCTAATGACGACGTGGATACGCGGCAATATACGTGCAACAAGCACGGAACAAACCGCACATAACAGTAGATCGCCCGGCACAGGAAGCACAAAGCCAAACCATAACGTTTGTCCAATGGTAAGCGGCTTTTCCATGATCCATTTCATCGCCATGTACAACCAGGCACACCCAATGCAATAAACAACCAAAAGAGTAGATAAATTCGCTAGAAAAATAGTCACCGCCCTGCGAAATTGAAAGATTTGCATCATCCACCCGTTGACATAGGCCCCCACAACAAAGCCGATCAAATAACCAAACGTCGGCTTCAACACATAGCTAGGTCCTCCGCCTTCCGCGAAAACAGGCGCTCCTGCAAGACCGATAAGCACATAGACAAGCTGGCTAAGCATCCCTAGCTTCGGCCCTAATAAACATCCCGCCAAATAAACGGAAGCGATTTGCAATGTAAACGGCACATATGGAATCGGAATTTTGATAAACCCGCCAATGGCCGTAAGCGCCGCAAACAGCGCCGCTAACAAAAGCGATTTCGTTTTCATCTCTCTCCCTCCAATCCCATATTTTTTCTCTTATTTTGCCCGACAATCTATTAAATGTCAACCTTGTTTTATATATAGGTTAACATATAGGTGTTTTTTCCTATAAATAAATCAAAATCGCAGTAATAGGAAGGATTGAAAAAATAAAACGGCTAATCCTAGCCGTCTAAGTGATATTATAAATTCCTTTTTCTACTTCTTTTATCATTTCAACCACGCCAGAAACTTTGCTTGTCTTCTTTATGACTCCAGTGCCATTGATCCCTATTCCCTTACTTATGTTGGATCATCTTCATCCCACATTGACAAAGAATCGAATGTTTCAACCGGCGAATCGGCTGATGACATTGTTCGCAAATGATGGGTTTACGCATGTTTATGCTCTCCTTTTCACTGCTATGAAATGATTATTGTCATCATTTATTATACATATTATTTATAAATAGTAAATATTAAATAATAATAATTTTAATTTTATAAAGCACATTAATTGGATAGAAATGGTGGTGATGTTATAATGGAAATGTAGAAATATTCTAATAAAAAAGGAGGAGAAATCAATGTATGATATTGCCATTATCGGAGCTGGACCTGCAGGGGCTAGCGCGGCTATTTTTACGGCGAAAGCGGGAAAAAAGACGTTATTAATTGACAACGACAAAAGCATAACAAAACGCGCTTGGATCGAAAATCACTATGGGGTTATGGAAATAACAGGTCCGGATTTAGTGGAAACAGGAAAAAAACAAGCGGTCAAATTTGGAGCAGAACTTGTGAATGATCAAGTCGTCAACATCCAAAAATCAGAAACGGGCTTTCAAATAGAAACCGAAAATCAAACATTTGAAGCGAAACATGTTATTTTAGCAACTGGCGTAGCAACCGACCTCGCTGAAAAAATTGGAGTGAAAACAAAACCAGGAACAGAGCCGCGTATTAAAACAGTTATCGACGTGGATGCCGCTGGACGCACCAACATCGAAGGAATTTGGGCAGCCGGAACAGTAGCTGGCGTCAGCGTACATACGATCATCACCGCCGGCGATGGAGCGAAAGTGGCCATTAACGTCATTAGTGAATTAAACGGCGAACGTTATGTCGACCATGATGTATTAAAAACCAAATAACTGCCCACAAATGTGGGCAGTTCTTCTATTATTCCGTCGCGATGCTTCGATACTTCCCTTCGAAGAATAATAACGGATCTCCTGCTTCGTCTTTCATCAAGATGTCCGTCACTTCGCCAAAGTACAGCGTATGATCTCCCGCTACATAGGAGCTATGCACATTACATAAAATATTGGCTAAGGCATCAGGCAAAATCGGATGTCCATTTACCCATTGGAAATCTACTTTTCTCTCTTCTTTTAGTTGTCCGGCAAACAGGCGGGAAAGATCTTCTTGCTCTCTCGCCAAAATGTTGACGGCAAATTTGCCCGTTTGCTTGACAATCGGATTCATCCGCGCCTTTTCCCCGATGGAAACGACTACTAACTTTGGATTTAAGGAAACAGACATAAAGGCGTTAGCCGTCATTCCTTTTACTTCTCCTTGAAACTCTGTCGTTATAACCGTAACACCTGTCGCGAATTTCCCCATCGCATTGCGAAATGTACGATCGTCCATTTTTTCACTTCCTTTATCTTCATTATTATGAAACTGAATAAACGATAAATGACATGATATGGCAAGCACCAATGGAATTGTTCTTCCACAACATAATATTAACACTAATTCGATCTGTTTTGTAAAAATAATTCTAATATATCAAAAAATTCACTGCGTAACGGATTGCTCACCTGCGCCTATTTAGCGACGTTATATTCCTGTTTGTTTTGCATGCCTAAATAAGCTTTTTTCACTCGTTCATCGTCGAGCAGTTCGGCCGCTTTTCCTTGCATCACGATTTCGCCGCGGTCAAGCACACAAGCATAGTCGGCAATTTGCAACGCCGCGCGGACGTTTTGTTCCACCAACAAAATGGTAGTGCTAAACTGATCGCGCAATTGTTTTAATAGTTTCATCATCTCTTTAACAATCAGGGGAGCGAGGCCTAAAGACGGTTCATCCAACATCAGCAATTTTGGTTTCGCCATTAATCCCCGTCCGATGGCAAGCATTTGCTGTTCTCCGCCGCTTAGCAATCCGCCCGGCCGGTCTAGCATCGTTTTTAGCTTCGGAAAAACTTCAAGCACATGTTCATAATCTCTCATCACTTGTTGGAAATCGCTGCGATATCGATGATACGCACCGAGCAGTAAATTGTCTTTGACGGATAAATCGTCAAAGATTTGCCGGCGCTCCGGGACAAGACAAATCCCTCTTTTCACAATTTGCTCGACTTTTCCATAAGGGAGTGGTTCATTTTCAAAAATAATTTCTCCTGCTTTTGGCGAATATACTCCTGCAATCGTTCCTAACAACGTGCTCTTTCCTGCTCCGTTCGCTCCTACAATCGCCACTATTTCGCCTTTGGCGATCTGCAAGTGAATTCCCTTTAGCACATGCAAATGACCATGGTATACATGTAAATGATTCAACGTCAGCAAGATGCCACCTCCTCTTCGCCCAAATACGCTTTAATGACATCCGGATGTTGGGAAATTTCTTCCGGGCATCCCTCCGCTATTTTCTTTCCATAGTCTAATACAATGATACGGTCGGCAATCGCCATCACTGTTTCCATATCGTGTTCAACGAAGAGAAAAGTCATGCCGTTGTTTCTCATCGTTAATAAAACATCCACTAACTTTTTGGACTCTTGCGGGTTTAATCCCGCCATCGGTTCATCTAACAAAATAAGGGAAGGTTGGGAGGCAGCTGCTCTGGCAATTTCCACTAACCGCTGCGTTCCGTACGGCAATATGTCCGCTTTTTCAAAGGCAAGATGGGCGATGCCAACCTGTTCAAGGCAGGCCAGCGCCTGTTCAAACGCTTGCTTTTCTTCTTTAAACACCTGTGGCAAACGAAACCCAGCGCTAAATATTCCTGTTTTCAGACGCGGATGCAGTCCGACCATCACATTTTCAATAACGGTCATGTTCGTAAACACCTGGAGATTTTGAAACGTTCGCGTTATGCCTAACGCTGCAAGCTGATACGGCTTTTTACCGGTGACGGGCATCCCTTTGAAAAGAACGGAACCGCTTGTTGGCGGAAGAATGCCGGTAATAATGTTAAACAACGTAGTTTTGCCCGCCCCGTTCGGCCCGATGATTGCAACGATTTCTTGATCATGGACGTGAAAGGATACATTTTGTACCGCATGAACTCCACCAAACGATTTCGACAATTGATCGATTTCCAACAATACACTTTTTTTCATAAATGCTCGCCTCCCACCGAGCCAGCATTTTTATTTTCCGCCACCAGCATCGGCTTCTTTTTGCGTCTCCATGTCGACGATATTCTTTTTATCACTCTTGGTATAGAATGGGATAACCCATTTGGCATGTAAATAAGAATGATCACAAGCAACAAGCCGAAAAAGACAATCTCAAATTCGCCACCTGCATTGGGAATAAACATCGGAACCATTTCCTTCAGCAACTCCCCCAAACATACATATACCGCTGCGCCGATCAGACCGCCCCAGACGCTCCCGGTCCCGCCGATGACAACCATAATTAAAAAATAAATAGATGGAACAATTCCAAATAGATCGGGGTTAATAAATGTAACATAATGTGCATATAAACTGCCGGCAACAGACGCGTAAACAGCGCTAATCATAAAGATTTGCAACTTATATTTTGTAATGTTCACCCCTAGCGAATTGGCCGCTACCTCGCTTCCATGAATCGATAGCAGCGCTCTTCCTACCCTTGAGCGAACGATATTACGGGCAAAAAGAATGCCAATTAAAGCAAAAATCCATACAAGGTAATAAAACTGAAAATCTGCTTGCAAAGGAAATCCAAATAGCTGGATGGGCGGAATGCCAAAAAATCCGTTTAATCCTCCTGTA
This window contains:
- a CDS encoding ABC transporter ATP-binding protein yields the protein MLTLNHLHVYHGHLHVLKGIHLQIAKGEIVAIVGANGAGKSTLLGTIAGVYSPKAGEIIFENEPLPYGKVEQIVKRGICLVPERRQIFDDLSVKDNLLLGAYHRYRSDFQQVMRDYEHVLEVFPKLKTMLDRPGGLLSGGEQQMLAIGRGLMAKPKLLMLDEPSLGLAPLIVKEMMKLLKQLRDQFSTTILLVEQNVRAALQIADYACVLDRGEIVMQGKAAELLDDERVKKAYLGMQNKQEYNVAK
- a CDS encoding flavin reductase family protein; the protein is MDDRTFRNAMGKFATGVTVITTEFQGEVKGMTANAFMSVSLNPKLVVVSIGEKARMNPIVKQTGKFAVNILAREQEDLSRLFAGQLKEERKVDFQWVNGHPILPDALANILCNVHSSYVAGDHTLYFGEVTDILMKDEAGDPLLFFEGKYRSIATE
- a CDS encoding biotin transporter BioY, whose amino-acid sequence is MKTKSLLLAALFAALTAIGGFIKIPIPYVPFTLQIASVYLAGCLLGPKLGMLSQLVYVLIGLAGAPVFAEGGGPSYVLKPTFGYLIGFVVGAYVNGWMMQIFQFRRAVTIFLANLSTLLVVYCIGCAWLYMAMKWIMEKPLTIGQTLWFGFVLPVPGDLLLCAVCSVLVARILPRIHVVISKQEVVS
- a CDS encoding FAD-dependent oxidoreductase, producing the protein MYDIAIIGAGPAGASAAIFTAKAGKKTLLIDNDKSITKRAWIENHYGVMEITGPDLVETGKKQAVKFGAELVNDQVVNIQKSETGFQIETENQTFEAKHVILATGVATDLAEKIGVKTKPGTEPRIKTVIDVDAAGRTNIEGIWAAGTVAGVSVHTIITAGDGAKVAINVISELNGERYVDHDVLKTK
- the bioD gene encoding dethiobiotin synthase, with the protein product MGKAIFITGTGTEIGKTVATSFLAFVFQKLGLNTKVFKPIQTGLAEDGVSFADQYWYEKVAGLPQSEGLYYMEPAVSPHLAATLTNTTIDPALIVEKIEQWKRQYDIVLVEGAGGLAVPLIEKEQGFYMTNDLIREYNLPIIIVSLAGLGAIHHTVTTVSYAQQQGIRVLGLIFNQFDAENIIHVNNIETIQKMLGLPVIATLPSLAKVTKHTMMALAERWLENNEQKQLLQEVLSVEV
- a CDS encoding branched-chain amino acid ABC transporter permease; translation: MRLDVKRIHTGNAKWPLLFAVLLLGLPLIFSTNNYLLSTLIMIGFYTIVSTGLTLLMGYAGQISLGQAAFYGIGAYTSAYLTAHAGVSPWLAMAAGAAIAAIVAFIVGIPAFRLREHYLALATLGFGVIVFTFFKEWKGITGGLNGFFGIPPIQLFGFPLQADFQFYYLVWIFALIGILFARNIVRSRVGRALLSIHGSEVAANSLGVNITKYKLQIFMISAVYASVAGSLYAHYVTFINPDLFGIVPSIYFLIMVVIGGTGSVWGGLIGAAVYVCLGELLKEMVPMFIPNAGGEFEIVFFGLLLVIILIYMPNGLSHSIPRVIKRISSTWRRKKKPMLVAENKNAGSVGGEHL
- a CDS encoding ABC transporter ATP-binding protein, which translates into the protein MKKSVLLEIDQLSKSFGGVHAVQNVSFHVHDQEIVAIIGPNGAGKTTLFNIITGILPPTSGSVLFKGMPVTGKKPYQLAALGITRTFQNLQVFTNMTVIENVMVGLHPRLKTGIFSAGFRLPQVFKEEKQAFEQALACLEQVGIAHLAFEKADILPYGTQRLVEIARAAASQPSLILLDEPMAGLNPQESKKLVDVLLTMRNNGMTFLFVEHDMETVMAIADRIIVLDYGKKIAEGCPEEISQHPDVIKAYLGEEEVASC